One Nonomuraea angiospora DNA segment encodes these proteins:
- a CDS encoding 4'-phosphopantetheinyl transferase family protein, producing MLDEIMPPWVATAERFGDPPGITLFPEEEALVSDSAEKRRHEFRTSRHCAHLALRQLGVAPRPILRGDRGAPAWPPGVVGSITHCAGYRAAAVAHGALSIGIDAEPHLPMPRGVLERTATPAEAAALDLLGLPDPGRLLFSAKEAIYKAWYPLTGRWLGFLDATVTFTPPLAGFGTFAAEIAVHGPGRPARFEGRWLVRGGLILTAIAVPAPSA from the coding sequence ATGCTCGATGAGATCATGCCCCCGTGGGTCGCCACCGCCGAGCGCTTCGGCGACCCGCCGGGCATCACGCTCTTCCCGGAGGAGGAAGCGCTCGTTTCGGACTCGGCGGAAAAGCGGCGGCACGAGTTCCGCACGTCCCGCCACTGCGCCCACCTGGCACTACGGCAGCTCGGCGTGGCCCCCCGCCCCATCCTCCGCGGCGACCGCGGCGCCCCTGCCTGGCCGCCCGGGGTCGTGGGCAGCATCACGCACTGCGCGGGCTACCGGGCGGCGGCGGTGGCGCACGGCGCCCTGTCGATCGGCATCGACGCCGAACCGCATCTCCCGATGCCGCGCGGCGTCCTGGAACGAACCGCGACCCCGGCGGAGGCCGCCGCCCTGGACCTCCTGGGCCTCCCGGACCCGGGCCGGCTGCTGTTCAGCGCCAAGGAAGCGATCTACAAGGCGTGGTACCCGCTGACGGGCCGCTGGCTCGGCTTCCTGGACGCCACAGTGACCTTCACGCCCCCGCTGGCCGGGTTCGGGACGTTCGCCGCCGAGATCGCGGTCCATGGCCCGGGCCGGCCGGCCCGCTTCGAGGGCCGCTGGCTGGTGAGGGGCGGCCTGATCCTGACGGCGATAGCGGTCCCCGCCCCCTCCGCCTAG
- a CDS encoding epoxide hydrolase family protein yields the protein MHNESTEILPFRIDIPQADLDSLRDRLARTRWPDELPDVGWTYGVPVGYLKGLAEYWRTSYDWREHEKRLNDFPQFTTTIDGQNIHFLHVRSPEPDALPLIITHGWPGSIVEFMDVIGPLTDPRAHGGDPADAFHVIAPSIPGFGFSGPTRETGWDLSRIARAWAELMRRLGYQRYGAQGGDTGSVVSPELARIDSEHVVGVHVNGSLGFPTGDPAELAGLSGAEQERLAALQGQMEEGTGYAIIQSTRPQTLGFGLADSPAGQLAWIVEKFKEWTDPAAELPEDAVDRDLLLTNVSVYWLTGTATSSARLYKEGRAAWGRPAERSEVPAGVAVFPGDFGVRSIAERDNNVVHWSEFERGGHFAAMEVPQLLVEDVRTFFRGLR from the coding sequence ATGCACAACGAAAGCACCGAAATCCTGCCGTTCCGCATCGATATCCCGCAGGCCGACCTGGACTCCCTGCGGGACCGGCTGGCGCGTACCCGCTGGCCCGACGAGCTGCCCGACGTCGGCTGGACCTACGGCGTCCCCGTCGGCTACCTGAAAGGGCTGGCCGAGTACTGGCGGACCTCCTACGACTGGCGCGAGCACGAGAAGAGGCTCAACGACTTCCCGCAGTTCACCACCACGATCGACGGACAGAACATTCACTTCCTGCACGTCCGCTCACCCGAGCCGGACGCTTTGCCGCTGATCATCACCCACGGGTGGCCGGGTTCGATCGTGGAGTTCATGGACGTCATCGGGCCGCTCACCGACCCCCGTGCCCATGGTGGCGACCCGGCCGACGCGTTCCACGTCATCGCCCCGTCGATCCCCGGGTTCGGCTTCTCCGGGCCGACGCGCGAGACAGGCTGGGACCTGTCCCGGATCGCCCGCGCCTGGGCGGAGCTGATGAGGCGGCTCGGCTATCAGCGGTACGGCGCCCAGGGCGGCGACACCGGTTCCGTGGTCTCTCCGGAGCTGGCCCGCATCGACTCCGAGCACGTCGTGGGCGTCCACGTCAACGGCAGTCTCGGATTCCCCACCGGAGATCCGGCGGAGCTGGCCGGTCTGAGCGGAGCCGAGCAGGAGCGGCTCGCCGCCCTGCAGGGGCAGATGGAAGAGGGCACCGGGTACGCGATCATCCAGTCGACCCGTCCGCAGACGCTGGGGTTCGGGCTCGCCGACTCGCCGGCCGGGCAGCTCGCCTGGATCGTCGAGAAGTTCAAGGAGTGGACCGATCCGGCTGCCGAGCTCCCCGAGGACGCCGTCGATCGCGACCTGCTGCTCACCAACGTCAGCGTCTACTGGCTGACCGGTACGGCCACCTCGTCCGCCCGCCTCTACAAGGAGGGAAGGGCCGCTTGGGGACGGCCGGCGGAACGCTCCGAGGTCCCCGCCGGGGTGGCGGTGTTCCCCGGCGACTTCGGAGTCCGCTCCATCGCCGAGCGTGACAACAACGTCGTCCACTGGTCGGAGTTCGAGCGCGGCGGCCACTTCGCGGCGATGGAGGTTCCCCAGCTCCTGGTCGAAGATGTGCGGACGTTCTTCCGCGGCCTC
- a CDS encoding helix-turn-helix transcriptional regulator, whose product MLETSARLLRLLSMLQLRRDWSGADLAERLDVDVRTVRRDIDKLRSLGYPVRSASGTSGGYRLGAGAALPPLLLDDEEAVAVAVGLRGAAVGTVAGIGETSVRALLKLEQVLPSRLRRRVNALQSATVSMPGAGPTVDPQTLTVIAAACRDHERLRFAYRSRDETASTRVVEPHRLVHTPRRWYLVAWDTGREDWRTFRVDRIESMPSSGPRFTPRPAPAEDVAGYVSESVASAPYRHQARILLHTSAERAAAGMSPTAARIEAIDQHTCLLHTGSDSLDEIALYVGLTGFDFEILDPPELLDHIRALTDRLARATRPRR is encoded by the coding sequence GTGTTGGAGACCTCAGCGCGCCTGCTCCGGCTCCTGTCGATGCTTCAGCTGCGACGGGACTGGTCCGGCGCCGACCTCGCCGAGCGCCTGGACGTCGACGTACGAACCGTCCGGCGCGACATCGACAAGCTGCGCAGCCTCGGCTATCCGGTGCGATCCGCGTCGGGCACGTCGGGCGGCTACCGCCTCGGCGCCGGTGCGGCCCTCCCGCCGCTGCTGCTCGACGACGAGGAGGCCGTGGCGGTCGCGGTCGGACTCCGTGGCGCCGCGGTCGGCACCGTCGCGGGGATCGGGGAGACGTCGGTGCGCGCGCTGCTCAAGCTCGAACAGGTGCTGCCGTCCAGGCTGCGCCGCCGGGTCAACGCGCTGCAATCGGCCACCGTGTCCATGCCCGGCGCCGGGCCGACGGTGGACCCGCAGACGCTGACCGTGATCGCCGCCGCCTGCCGCGATCACGAGCGTCTGCGCTTCGCCTACCGCAGCCGCGACGAGACGGCGAGCACCCGCGTCGTCGAGCCCCATCGGCTCGTGCACACCCCCCGCCGCTGGTATCTCGTGGCCTGGGACACCGGCCGTGAGGACTGGCGGACCTTCCGGGTCGACCGCATCGAGAGCATGCCCTCCTCCGGACCGCGGTTCACCCCGCGCCCGGCACCGGCCGAGGATGTCGCGGGTTACGTCTCCGAGTCCGTCGCGTCGGCTCCGTACCGTCATCAGGCCAGGATCCTGCTCCACACCTCCGCCGAGCGGGCGGCCGCCGGCATGTCTCCCACGGCGGCCCGGATAGAAGCGATCGACCAGCACACCTGCCTGCTGCACACGGGATCCGATTCGCTCGACGAGATCGCCCTCTATGTCGGACTCACCGGGTTCGACTTCGAGATCCTCGACCCACCCGAACTCCTCGACCACATCCGCGCCCTCACCGACCGCCTCGCCCGGGCGACCCGGCCGAGACGGTGA